The following coding sequences lie in one Chloroflexaceae bacterium genomic window:
- a CDS encoding alpha/beta fold hydrolase, giving the protein MIYDQLDRLRRARGHWFDMAGLAPIETPSRAVFSTRLLTLNAYAEADASGPVLLIVPAPIKRAYLWDLAPSVSVIRHCLRRGIRPYLIRWERPDTEDYHLGLAEYAAEYLLACQEAIAAETGEPATFVAGHSLGGVLAAIYAALYPERLKGLVLLSAPLCFGPGTGAFGPVVARAPRTETLTALLPANVPGTFLNTVSILAAPATFEGERLTDWWYSLADPQALNTHLRVMRWTLDEQPLPRRLFEEMVELLYRENRFIEGTLSVGGRLAAPAAITVPLISVIERHSAIIPPESVLPFHSAVGSRDTRVLWYEGDVGVVLQHLGMLVGRRAHQEVWPAILDWMHARNEK; this is encoded by the coding sequence ATGATCTACGATCAGCTTGATCGCCTGCGGCGCGCGCGCGGGCACTGGTTCGATATGGCGGGGCTTGCGCCTATTGAAACGCCGTCGCGGGCGGTGTTTTCAACGCGACTCCTGACCCTCAACGCCTATGCTGAAGCCGACGCCTCGGGGCCGGTTTTGCTGATCGTCCCCGCACCGATCAAACGCGCCTACCTGTGGGACCTCGCGCCCTCGGTCAGTGTCATCCGACACTGTCTCCGGCGCGGCATTCGCCCCTACCTGATCCGCTGGGAACGCCCTGACACAGAGGATTACCATCTGGGGCTGGCAGAATATGCCGCGGAGTACCTGCTGGCCTGTCAGGAAGCCATCGCCGCCGAGACCGGCGAACCGGCGACCTTTGTGGCCGGTCACTCCCTCGGCGGCGTGCTGGCGGCGATCTACGCGGCCCTCTACCCTGAACGGCTCAAGGGTCTGGTGCTGCTCAGCGCACCGCTATGCTTTGGCCCCGGCACGGGCGCCTTTGGCCCGGTGGTGGCCCGCGCCCCGCGCACCGAGACCCTTACCGCCCTGCTGCCTGCGAATGTGCCAGGTACATTTCTGAACACCGTAAGCATCCTGGCCGCGCCCGCCACCTTCGAGGGCGAACGCCTGACGGACTGGTGGTACAGCCTTGCCGACCCCCAGGCCCTGAACACCCACCTGCGGGTCATGCGCTGGACCCTCGATGAGCAACCCCTGCCCCGGCGGCTCTTCGAGGAGATGGTGGAGTTGCTGTACCGTGAAAACCGTTTCATCGAGGGGACGCTCAGCGTCGGCGGGCGCCTGGCAGCGCCGGCGGCGATTACCGTGCCGCTCATTAGCGTCATCGAACGGCATTCGGCGATCATCCCGCCCGAATCGGTCTTGCCATTTCACTCCGCCGTGGGAAGCCGCGACACCCGTGTGCTGTGGTACGAGGGCGATGTGGGGGTGGTGCTGCAACACCTGGGCATGCTGGTTGGGCGCCGCGCCCATCAGGAGGTGTGGCCTGCCATCCTGGATTGGATGCACGCCCGTAATGAAAAGTAA
- a CDS encoding glycosyltransferase family 39 protein: MTPARSLPRLPARGYALALALIVALAVGLRVWFWSWQAPAGAVQPGDPEEYYRAALHILRGGYHDTGKWLRPPVYPAFLALMFALAGVDVRWALLGQAIVSGVGVLAFAWLGQRLFASRAVGLLSAALAAVFVPFASFGSVLFAEALFVILIVAALALLDGAIVTGRWRPAFFAGLILALAALTRAVALWFIPIAALLVLALPRRSPCARLADRLALPLALLLGATLVIGPWALRNYLVHERLILSDTNGGISMWFGLVRSDEEQRATAELIFSQPNLADRQALAVRLTLARIREDPLFFLNRMRYKIASLFLLQSRSFAVGDVVTISPRDEQIALSAGENPRPLSALADLQYVLLMYGGIAGLCFAPSWRRAAPAVAWFAFGVLLAAITVAHHRLRLPLVAVCVPFCAYALWRLPAAMRALGRGLTRTALLRAGAMLAGWLLFASLIVSTRYLTWARAERIAAEGRQALARSDAPAAEAAFRAAYRADPANSLRPIALGDLAFSRGDLPAAAAWFAEASALEPRSLYALAMETWVATLRGDTAAAASAHARIASFGRDTNDFYFWAWKVAPTPAPSRLAPGAATAIGHFVGFAPATFDLPGGRWTLGAARLRLGGCGDPRLTLRGPAGRPVTLRAAGVERRVVLSGAPEEVILPLGATPCDPATPLIVSITSPTSLLDLERAPWYTGVAVLAAERGP, from the coding sequence ATGACCCCTGCCCGTTCGCTGCCCCGCCTGCCCGCCCGCGGCTACGCGCTGGCCCTGGCATTGATCGTCGCCCTGGCGGTGGGCCTGCGGGTCTGGTTCTGGTCCTGGCAGGCCCCCGCCGGCGCCGTGCAGCCGGGTGACCCCGAAGAATACTACCGCGCTGCGCTGCACATCCTTCGGGGCGGCTACCACGACACAGGTAAGTGGCTGCGCCCTCCGGTCTATCCGGCCTTTCTCGCGCTGATGTTTGCCCTCGCCGGGGTTGATGTGCGCTGGGCGCTGCTTGGCCAGGCCATCGTGAGCGGCGTTGGCGTGCTGGCCTTTGCCTGGCTCGGGCAACGGCTCTTCGCCAGCCGCGCCGTCGGGTTGCTCAGCGCCGCCCTGGCGGCAGTCTTTGTGCCCTTCGCCAGTTTTGGCAGCGTGCTCTTCGCCGAGGCGCTGTTTGTGATACTGATCGTCGCCGCTCTGGCGCTGCTGGATGGCGCCATCGTTACGGGCCGCTGGCGCCCGGCCTTCTTCGCCGGCCTGATTCTGGCCCTTGCCGCCCTGACCCGCGCCGTGGCGCTGTGGTTCATCCCCATCGCCGCGCTGCTGGTCCTCGCGCTCCCCCGCCGCTCTCCCTGCGCCCGCCTCGCCGACCGCCTGGCCCTGCCGCTGGCGCTGCTCCTCGGCGCCACCCTGGTGATCGGCCCCTGGGCGCTGCGCAATTACCTGGTGCACGAGCGGCTCATTCTATCCGACACCAACGGCGGCATCAGCATGTGGTTCGGCCTGGTGCGCAGCGACGAAGAGCAACGCGCCACGGCGGAACTGATCTTCAGCCAGCCCAACCTGGCCGACCGCCAGGCCCTCGCCGTCCGGCTGACACTCGCGCGTATCCGGGAGGACCCGCTCTTCTTCCTCAACCGCATGCGCTACAAGATCGCCTCACTCTTCCTGCTCCAGTCGCGCAGCTTCGCTGTGGGCGACGTGGTGACGATCAGCCCCCGCGATGAGCAGATCGCCCTGAGCGCCGGAGAGAACCCACGGCCCCTCAGCGCGCTCGCCGATCTCCAGTATGTGCTCCTGATGTATGGCGGCATCGCCGGGCTGTGCTTCGCCCCCTCGTGGCGGCGGGCCGCGCCCGCGGTCGCCTGGTTCGCCTTCGGCGTGCTGCTGGCGGCGATAACCGTGGCCCACCACCGCCTGCGGCTGCCGCTGGTGGCGGTGTGCGTCCCCTTCTGCGCCTATGCCCTCTGGCGCCTGCCGGCGGCTATGCGGGCGCTGGGCCGCGGCCTTACCCGCACCGCCTTGCTGCGCGCGGGCGCGATGCTGGCGGGCTGGCTGCTCTTCGCCAGTCTGATCGTCAGCACCCGCTACCTCACCTGGGCGCGCGCCGAACGCATCGCCGCCGAGGGACGCCAGGCCCTGGCCCGTAGCGATGCCCCTGCCGCCGAGGCCGCCTTCCGCGCCGCCTATCGCGCCGACCCCGCCAATTCGCTGCGCCCTATCGCGCTGGGCGACCTGGCCTTCTCCCGGGGCGACCTCCCCGCCGCCGCGGCCTGGTTCGCCGAGGCCAGCGCCCTTGAACCCCGTAGCCTGTACGCCCTGGCGATGGAGACCTGGGTCGCCACCCTGCGCGGCGATACCGCGGCAGCGGCCAGCGCCCATGCCCGCATCGCCAGCTTCGGGCGTGATACGAACGATTTCTACTTCTGGGCCTGGAAGGTCGCCCCGACCCCCGCCCCCTCGCGCCTCGCGCCCGGCGCCGCCACCGCCATCGGCCACTTCGTCGGCTTCGCCCCCGCCACCTTCGATCTGCCCGGCGGCCGCTGGACCCTCGGCGCCGCCCGGCTGCGCCTGGGCGGCTGCGGCGACCCGCGCCTGACCCTCCGAGGCCCCGCCGGTCGCCCCGTGACCCTCCGCGCCGCCGGGGTTGAGCGCCGCGTCGTCCTCAGCGGCGCCCCGGAAGAAGTCATTCTGCCCCTCGGCGCAACGCCGTGCGACCCCGCCACGCCCCTGATTGTCAGCATCACCAGCCCCACCAGCCTGCTCGACCTGGAACGGGCGCCCTGGTACACCGGCGTCGCCGTGCTCGCTGCCGAACGAGGTCCCTGA
- a CDS encoding ABC transporter permease, translated as MLAQRKASASGAAATRREGSPWTGLWAVVSKEMADYLSSTRMLILELITVLTAAGTVFTATAQLRETVGQDRFLFLRLFTTSQEPLPAFVGFLVFLVPIIAIALSFDAVNGELNGRTMSRLLAQPIYRDALLLGKFLASLFTLALVLTTIWLLIAGLGLLRLGVPPGGEETARLLWFLVLTIAYGGVWLALGMLASILFRQPATAAMAALATWLFFTVFWGIIAGILAQILRPVRIGLPAELLAQAELEQALSRLSPNVLYTEATVALLRPEVRSLGFVLPSQLQGAILGSPLPLGESIMLGWPHMVGLIAGTILLFALGYVLFQRQEIRA; from the coding sequence ATGCTCGCGCAGCGTAAAGCGTCTGCCAGCGGCGCCGCGGCCACGCGCCGCGAAGGTTCGCCCTGGACCGGCCTGTGGGCCGTGGTGAGCAAAGAAATGGCCGACTACCTCAGCAGCACGCGCATGCTCATCCTGGAGCTGATCACCGTGCTCACCGCCGCCGGGACGGTCTTCACCGCCACGGCGCAGTTGCGCGAGACCGTCGGCCAGGATCGCTTCCTGTTCCTGCGGCTCTTCACCACCAGCCAGGAGCCGCTGCCGGCCTTCGTGGGCTTCCTGGTCTTCCTGGTGCCGATCATCGCCATCGCCCTCTCCTTCGACGCGGTGAACGGTGAACTGAACGGGCGCACCATGTCCCGCCTGCTGGCGCAGCCCATCTACCGCGATGCCCTGCTGCTGGGCAAGTTCCTGGCGAGCCTGTTCACCCTCGCCCTGGTGTTGACGACGATCTGGCTGCTGATCGCCGGCCTGGGCCTATTGCGCCTCGGCGTGCCCCCTGGCGGCGAGGAGACCGCGCGCCTGCTCTGGTTCCTAGTGCTGACTATTGCTTACGGCGGGGTGTGGCTGGCGCTGGGGATGCTGGCCTCCATCCTCTTCCGGCAACCGGCAACGGCGGCCATGGCCGCCCTGGCCACCTGGCTCTTCTTCACCGTCTTCTGGGGCATCATCGCCGGAATCCTGGCGCAGATTCTGCGGCCCGTGCGAATCGGCCTGCCCGCTGAACTGCTGGCCCAGGCCGAGCTCGAACAGGCTCTGAGCCGCCTCTCGCCGAACGTGCTCTACACCGAGGCCACCGTGGCCCTGCTGCGCCCCGAGGTGCGCTCGCTCGGCTTCGTGCTGCCCTCACAGCTCCAGGGCGCCATCCTGGGATCGCCCCTGCCCCTCGGCGAGAGCATCATGCTCGGCTGGCCGCACATGGTCGGCCTGATCGCCGGAACCATCCTGCTCTTCGCCCTGGGCTACGTCCTCTTCCAGCGCCAGGAGATCCGGGCATAG
- a CDS encoding response regulator: MRRKTLHLRRENRRPRSGEGRPRGKQNPASGDVSAKSASREGIVATRILVIDDEPVICRLIEYQLGSAGYRVMACQRAHDALLLIANEAPDLILLDVMMPGISGWDLCRQIRASSTVPIIMLTAKHGDEDIVTGLTSGADDYVGKPFSAAALIARIEAVLRRSRSANGQRRPTPAPIEPAAAPAAETPAPGVASSLADRPRARETEPVENRLPRLGPLLAEARRQRRLSLHDAGEVCGVRWEFLQAIEREQFSYVPRDELRHALRTYSAMLDVDLSPYLGHGGQRRRRIPGALPLTVGVVAVLAMALVVVILIL; this comes from the coding sequence ATGCGCCGGAAAACCCTACATCTGAGAAGAGAGAACCGGAGGCCTCGCTCCGGCGAGGGGAGGCCGAGAGGGAAGCAGAACCCTGCGAGCGGCGACGTGTCTGCAAAATCAGCGTCCAGGGAGGGCATCGTGGCAACTCGCATTCTGGTGATTGACGATGAACCGGTGATCTGCCGGTTGATCGAATACCAGCTTGGCAGCGCGGGCTACCGAGTCATGGCGTGCCAGCGCGCGCACGACGCGCTGCTGTTGATTGCCAACGAGGCCCCGGACCTGATCCTGCTCGATGTTATGATGCCGGGGATCAGCGGCTGGGATCTGTGCCGCCAGATCCGCGCCAGTTCGACGGTGCCGATCATCATGCTGACGGCGAAACACGGCGATGAGGACATCGTCACCGGACTGACGAGCGGCGCCGACGACTATGTAGGCAAACCGTTCAGCGCCGCTGCGCTGATCGCGCGCATCGAGGCGGTGCTGCGGCGCAGCCGGAGCGCCAACGGTCAGCGCCGGCCAACGCCGGCCCCCATAGAGCCAGCAGCGGCGCCCGCGGCGGAAACTCCTGCGCCAGGGGTCGCTTCCTCTCTCGCTGACCGTCCGCGGGCGCGTGAAACCGAGCCTGTAGAAAACCGGCTGCCGCGCCTCGGCCCGCTGCTCGCCGAAGCGCGGCGCCAGCGGCGCCTCAGCCTGCACGATGCCGGTGAGGTCTGCGGCGTGCGTTGGGAGTTCCTCCAGGCCATTGAGCGAGAGCAATTCAGCTACGTGCCGCGCGACGAACTGCGTCACGCCCTGCGGACCTACAGCGCCATGCTCGATGTTGATCTCAGCCCCTACCTGGGGCATGGCGGGCAACGGCGCCGTCGGATTCCGGGGGCGCTGCCGTTGACTGTCGGGGTGGTGGCGGTGCTGGCGATGGCGCTGGTGGTGGTGATTCTGATTCTGTGA
- a CDS encoding NEW3 domain-containing protein yields the protein MRRFVLTALVLLSLLTLLLPSAPAALAQGGLTLVTRFPAQQVAKGEDINFPLILRASTPQVARLSIRDLPDGWTATLRGDGRVIEAAYILPDEDTRVDLRVEPADNVAPGEYRLSVLAEGNGESATLQLQITVKEQLPPSLVFDVDLPSVRGAPDSTFRFNTTLRNEGDTDLTANLIAEAPSGWFVRFRAAGQEVTSLPVRANGSESISVEVEAPEGVELGSFPIYIKAESGDVRAEVTLTAEVVGQPQVNLTTPDGRLSGQATIGQTATYTLLVRNTGAAPARNITLSGTPPSGWTVEFQPATIAELGAGAEQEVTVSVRPADKAVAGDYVVSFSARPEEGRSSSIDYRITVLTSTLWGIVGIVLIAIAVGVVGLAVSRFGRR from the coding sequence ATGCGACGTTTTGTGCTGACCGCCCTGGTTCTGCTTAGTCTTCTGACGCTTCTGCTGCCGTCTGCGCCGGCGGCCCTGGCCCAGGGAGGGCTCACGCTCGTTACCCGCTTTCCGGCGCAACAGGTAGCGAAAGGCGAGGATATCAACTTTCCCCTGATTCTGCGCGCTTCCACGCCACAGGTTGCCCGTCTCAGCATACGCGACCTGCCCGACGGCTGGACGGCCACCCTCCGTGGCGATGGCCGGGTCATCGAGGCGGCCTATATTTTGCCCGATGAAGATACCCGTGTAGACCTGCGCGTGGAGCCGGCCGACAATGTCGCCCCGGGCGAGTACCGCCTCAGCGTCCTCGCCGAGGGTAACGGCGAGAGTGCAACCCTGCAACTGCAAATCACTGTCAAGGAGCAACTCCCGCCAAGCCTGGTGTTCGACGTGGACCTTCCCAGCGTCCGTGGAGCCCCTGACAGCACCTTCCGCTTCAACACCACCCTGCGTAACGAAGGCGACACCGACCTGACCGCTAACCTGATTGCCGAAGCGCCGTCAGGATGGTTCGTGCGCTTCCGCGCTGCTGGCCAGGAGGTGACCAGTCTGCCGGTGCGCGCCAACGGCTCGGAGAGCATCAGCGTCGAAGTGGAAGCGCCCGAAGGGGTTGAACTGGGCTCGTTCCCGATCTACATCAAAGCTGAGAGCGGCGACGTGCGCGCCGAAGTGACGCTGACCGCCGAGGTGGTTGGCCAGCCTCAGGTAAACCTGACCACGCCCGACGGGCGGCTCTCCGGCCAGGCCACCATCGGCCAGACCGCGACCTACACGCTGCTGGTGCGGAATACGGGCGCCGCTCCTGCCCGCAACATCACCTTGAGCGGCACACCTCCTTCGGGATGGACGGTGGAGTTCCAGCCGGCGACCATTGCCGAACTGGGCGCCGGGGCGGAGCAGGAGGTCACCGTCAGCGTGCGCCCGGCGGATAAGGCCGTCGCTGGCGACTACGTGGTCAGCTTCAGCGCTCGCCCCGAGGAAGGACGCAGTTCCTCGATTGATTATCGCATCACCGTGCTAACCTCAACCCTCTGGGGCATCGTGGGCATTGTGCTGATTGCCATCGCCGTGGGCGTGGTCGGCCTGGCCGTCTCGCGCTTCGGGCGTCGCTAA
- a CDS encoding HEAT repeat domain-containing protein — MLTSKTFTFLLGKRAARVQRAALEAFLGREPGLQALPGLLDAPLGLEPLPDPAAILAAPSHLAICGPPASGRTLALLQVAARWCATGSGAPVVYLSLSDEDAPNLPPRAILAGAFERAGLPPAFGARPGILLLDDWETLPTDRRLAWRAFLTATGREWRALRLVVVLPESEEWTGFRTLDVPGDVETQAAWLRHLLPAEAPERLLAALRAGSGGAAIRLADVALLALTLPDHGLPASRAELYARAYEALRPAVERGDPDDPVPLPAVGRALLRHYRMARAFAGSAEIGGLASLPPIERIAVAPLAAGLLGTPAPVLAALWSTNAPSGASLDAGVACLLAMPDQAPEWGLRLVEHLARPEASAEERAALRSLAPVLPRIFAASPEVERASAALRAADAALPPVAGRWLPLVDDADAPAALRWAAADLLARHGLERELATAVPEAPDSPALQMRAFLAATAVEGGVALLATPPLRAGAVALLGDASIGEPRLAVAQAILADASSPDDLRALALIGDRAALEQALCSPVTVLRRAALAILREEDPAVAAPLLARALKHPEATVATCGEALDTLAALEHPGATALLIRALLDEQLGLVTRLRALRLLASRGRAGIQVLRRALEAGRLPLAVRAAAAAHLGRLEDDGALPLLRNLLESDAPPMLRHSAAEAIGALGRRAELADQAAAALITGLRRAGVNAALMVAIARGLGRSGANAALPPLRSLLGLALADVLRAAWERRVPELASLPARAWLALALSAETRVALIDALAQGETLADQPSSLAECCARQAERIAEAAALALGDLARARPDLQPAVRITLRRTAAADTRPAVIRAALDSLASCSDPAEELEALLDDAAVSLPSQWLALERLGRLAPAREALTRRLNGGDPFLRAAMVTLLAAQGHEAALPAMRRLARDPAGDPHLRRAAIAALGRFPPAEVSATLVTLAADESVPADLRALAAATLPATLSTDERAALYRALRVARQPEEVEAALARALARAGEREALPVLLRLARSESGAAASASLEALAEVGDDSVEPVLVAVSQSHLAAPAVRLAAVAALLRLCGPAHLTLLREYLTSASTPLRIRAYAVLAAACPDDPRLGEPLTDPAAPLALRLQALEHLAARDPAAPALEAVLTRPDEEPQIRLAAARALMRGGPTAPAALAAALADAPDQPPAPPLLRRRCIEALATLAQGNNAAASAALERLNALAETPDQPEAQHWAGEALWHFGF; from the coding sequence GTGCTAACAAGTAAAACGTTCACCTTCCTTCTCGGCAAACGCGCCGCGCGGGTGCAACGCGCGGCGCTAGAGGCGTTTTTGGGGCGCGAGCCGGGCCTGCAGGCGCTGCCGGGGTTGCTCGACGCGCCTCTGGGGCTTGAACCGCTTCCTGACCCGGCGGCAATTCTTGCCGCACCGTCGCATCTGGCCATCTGCGGCCCGCCGGCATCAGGGCGCACGCTGGCGTTGCTTCAGGTCGCCGCGCGCTGGTGCGCGACGGGATCGGGCGCGCCAGTGGTCTATCTGTCGCTGTCTGACGAGGATGCGCCCAATCTGCCGCCGCGGGCGATCCTTGCCGGCGCGTTCGAGCGCGCCGGGCTGCCCCCGGCGTTCGGCGCGCGTCCGGGGATTCTGCTGCTGGACGACTGGGAAACGCTGCCGACCGATCGCCGGCTTGCCTGGCGCGCGTTTCTGACCGCTACGGGGCGGGAGTGGCGCGCCCTGCGGCTGGTCGTCGTCCTGCCGGAGAGTGAGGAATGGACGGGTTTCCGCACCCTGGATGTGCCCGGCGATGTGGAGACGCAGGCGGCCTGGCTTCGTCACCTGCTGCCGGCGGAGGCGCCAGAACGCCTGCTCGCCGCGTTGCGCGCCGGAAGCGGCGGCGCGGCTATCCGTCTTGCCGATGTGGCCCTGCTGGCCCTGACCTTGCCGGATCACGGGCTGCCGGCCTCGCGCGCGGAGCTGTACGCGCGGGCCTACGAGGCGCTTCGCCCGGCAGTGGAGCGCGGCGATCCCGACGATCCCGTCCCGCTCCCGGCGGTGGGCCGGGCGCTGCTCCGGCATTACCGAATGGCGCGGGCTTTTGCTGGCAGCGCCGAGATTGGCGGGCTGGCGAGCCTGCCGCCGATTGAGCGCATCGCTGTGGCGCCGCTGGCGGCCGGGTTGCTGGGCACGCCGGCGCCGGTGCTGGCGGCCCTGTGGTCCACCAATGCCCCGTCGGGGGCAAGCCTGGATGCCGGTGTCGCCTGTCTCCTCGCCATGCCCGATCAGGCGCCTGAATGGGGCCTGCGGCTGGTCGAGCATCTGGCTCGACCGGAGGCAAGCGCCGAGGAACGGGCGGCCTTGCGGTCGCTGGCTCCCGTCCTGCCGCGTATCTTTGCCGCTTCGCCCGAGGTCGAGCGGGCCAGCGCGGCCCTGCGCGCCGCCGATGCCGCGCTGCCGCCTGTGGCGGGGCGCTGGCTGCCGCTGGTGGATGACGCTGACGCGCCTGCCGCCCTGCGCTGGGCCGCCGCGGATCTGCTGGCGCGCCACGGGCTGGAACGGGAATTGGCGACCGCGGTTCCCGAGGCGCCCGACTCGCCGGCGCTACAGATGCGGGCCTTTCTAGCGGCCACCGCTGTAGAAGGGGGCGTGGCGCTGCTGGCGACGCCGCCGCTGCGAGCGGGGGCTGTGGCCCTGCTCGGCGACGCCTCGATAGGCGAGCCCCGTCTGGCCGTCGCGCAGGCCATCCTTGCCGATGCCTCCTCGCCCGACGATCTACGCGCCCTGGCCCTGATCGGCGACCGCGCCGCGCTCGAGCAGGCGCTGTGTTCGCCCGTGACCGTGTTGCGCCGGGCGGCGCTGGCCATCCTCCGCGAGGAGGATCCGGCGGTCGCGGCGCCGCTGCTGGCGCGAGCGCTCAAACATCCCGAGGCTACGGTGGCGACCTGCGGCGAGGCCCTCGACACTCTGGCAGCGCTCGAGCATCCCGGCGCAACGGCGCTGCTCATCCGCGCGCTCCTTGACGAGCAACTCGGTCTGGTGACACGGCTGCGGGCGCTGAGATTGCTCGCGTCTAGAGGGCGAGCCGGAATCCAGGTGCTTCGCCGGGCGCTGGAGGCCGGCCGGCTGCCGCTGGCGGTGCGGGCCGCTGCCGCCGCGCACCTGGGGCGTCTGGAGGATGACGGAGCGTTGCCGCTGCTGCGCAACCTGCTCGAAAGCGACGCTCCGCCCATGCTGCGCCACAGCGCGGCGGAGGCGATCGGCGCTCTGGGGCGGCGCGCCGAACTGGCCGATCAGGCGGCTGCCGCGTTGATCACCGGCCTGCGCCGGGCAGGGGTGAACGCGGCCCTGATGGTCGCCATCGCACGCGGGTTGGGGCGCAGTGGCGCCAACGCCGCGCTGCCGCCGTTGCGTTCGCTGCTGGGGCTGGCACTGGCCGATGTGCTGCGCGCGGCCTGGGAGCGGCGCGTCCCTGAGCTGGCCAGCCTGCCCGCGCGCGCCTGGCTCGCTCTGGCCCTGTCCGCCGAAACGCGGGTGGCGCTCATAGACGCTCTGGCGCAAGGGGAGACCCTCGCCGACCAGCCTTCCAGCCTGGCCGAGTGCTGCGCCCGGCAGGCCGAACGGATCGCCGAGGCGGCGGCGCTGGCGCTTGGCGACCTGGCCCGCGCGCGCCCGGATCTCCAACCCGCGGTGCGCATCACCCTGCGCCGAACGGCCGCCGCCGATACTCGACCTGCCGTGATACGCGCCGCCCTTGACAGCCTGGCTTCCTGTAGCGACCCGGCGGAGGAGCTGGAGGCGCTGCTTGATGACGCGGCGGTCTCGTTACCGTCTCAATGGCTGGCGTTGGAGCGTCTGGGCCGGCTGGCGCCCGCGCGCGAGGCGCTCACCCGCCGGTTGAATGGTGGCGATCCCTTCCTGCGGGCGGCGATGGTGACGCTCCTGGCCGCGCAGGGTCACGAGGCCGCCCTGCCGGCCATGCGCCGCCTGGCGCGTGACCCCGCGGGCGACCCGCACCTGCGGCGCGCTGCCATCGCCGCCCTGGGACGCTTTCCTCCTGCCGAGGTGAGCGCGACCCTGGTTACGCTCGCCGCCGATGAGAGTGTTCCTGCCGACCTTCGCGCGCTGGCGGCGGCTACGTTGCCGGCCACCCTCTCGACCGACGAACGGGCGGCCCTGTACCGCGCGCTGCGCGTCGCGCGGCAGCCGGAGGAGGTGGAGGCGGCGCTGGCGCGGGCGCTGGCGCGGGCCGGCGAGCGCGAGGCGCTGCCGGTTCTACTACGGCTCGCGCGCAGCGAAAGCGGGGCCGCCGCCAGCGCCAGTCTCGAGGCCCTGGCCGAGGTTGGCGACGACAGCGTCGAGCCGGTGCTGGTGGCGGTGAGCCAGAGCCACCTGGCGGCCCCGGCGGTGCGCCTGGCCGCCGTCGCTGCGCTGCTGCGCCTGTGTGGCCCGGCGCATCTGACCCTGCTTCGCGAATACCTGACCAGCGCGTCTACACCCCTGCGCATACGCGCCTACGCTGTCCTCGCCGCCGCCTGTCCTGACGATCCGCGGCTCGGCGAGCCGCTGACCGACCCTGCCGCTCCGCTCGCGCTTCGGCTCCAGGCGCTGGAGCACCTTGCCGCCCGCGATCCCGCCGCGCCCGCGCTAGAAGCCGTCCTGACCCGTCCCGACGAAGAGCCGCAGATCCGTCTGGCCGCCGCCAGGGCCCTGATGCGCGGCGGGCCAACCGCCCCGGCGGCGCTTGCCGCCGCCCTCGCGGATGCTCCCGATCAGCCGCCGGCCCCCCCTCTGTTGCGCCGGCGCTGTATCGAAGCCCTGGCTACGCTGGCCCAGGGCAACAACGCCGCCGCGTCAGCGGCCCTGGAGCGCCTGAACGCCCTGGCCGAAACGCCAGACCAGCCGGAAGCGCAACACTGGGCGGGTGAGGCGTTGTGGCATTTTGGATTTTAG
- a CDS encoding ABC transporter ATP-binding protein, with protein MDIVLEARGLTKRYGDFVAVDRLNLTIRRGEVFGLLGPNGAGKTTTILMLLGLTEPSAGSVQVLGLDPARQPLSVKARVGYLPDQVGFYDTLTARENLAYIAQLNGLNRKEAGARIEAALKRMGLEGVMDKAVRTFSRGMRQRLGLAEILMKHPELIIMDEPTLGLDPEAAREFLEMIRDLRSEGITIMLSSHLLHQVQAVCDRVGLFSRGKMVLEGPVDVLAREVLGGGYHITVEAEGDARLETALSQVEGVQKVQRAGPNRFVLEAIGDLRPAVARAVVEAGGQLFSLASEAPNLEEVYARYFQKEASHARAA; from the coding sequence ATGGATATCGTTCTCGAGGCTCGCGGGCTGACCAAGCGCTACGGCGATTTTGTGGCCGTTGACCGGCTCAACTTGACCATCCGCCGGGGCGAGGTCTTCGGCCTGCTGGGGCCTAATGGCGCGGGTAAAACCACTACCATCCTGATGCTTCTCGGCCTGACCGAGCCAAGCGCGGGCTCGGTGCAGGTGCTGGGCCTCGACCCGGCGCGCCAACCGTTGAGCGTTAAGGCCCGCGTCGGCTACCTGCCCGACCAGGTCGGTTTTTACGACACCCTCACGGCGCGCGAAAACCTGGCCTACATTGCCCAGCTCAACGGCCTCAATCGCAAGGAGGCCGGCGCGCGCATCGAGGCCGCCCTGAAGCGCATGGGCCTGGAGGGAGTGATGGACAAGGCCGTCAGAACCTTCTCGCGGGGCATGCGCCAGCGCCTCGGTCTGGCCGAGATCCTGATGAAGCACCCCGAGCTGATCATTATGGACGAGCCGACCCTGGGCCTCGACCCCGAGGCGGCCCGCGAGTTCCTGGAGATGATTCGCGACCTGCGGAGCGAAGGCATCACCATCATGCTCTCCTCGCATCTGCTGCACCAGGTGCAGGCGGTCTGCGATCGGGTGGGGCTGTTCTCCAGGGGCAAAATGGTGCTTGAAGGCCCTGTGGACGTGCTGGCGCGCGAGGTCCTCGGCGGCGGCTATCATATCACCGTCGAGGCCGAGGGCGACGCCAGGCTGGAGACGGCCCTGAGCCAGGTCGAAGGGGTGCAAAAGGTGCAACGGGCCGGGCCGAACCGCTTCGTGCTCGAAGCCATCGGCGACCTGCGTCCTGCCGTGGCCCGGGCAGTGGTTGAAGCCGGGGGCCAGCTCTTCTCCCTGGCCAGCGAAGCGCCCAACCTCGAAGAGGTCTACGCCCGCTACTTCCAGAAGGAGGCCAGCCATGCTCGCGCAGCGTAA